A region of the Vanrija pseudolonga chromosome 2, complete sequence genome:
CGAATGCCCAGAGGTAGTGCGGATCGAGGATGGATgccatggtgggtgggggtgatgGGGCGTGTGggagtgggtggtgggagggTGGATggagctgctggctggctggctggctggctggcgggtggcgcggtgctgctgtgtgtgtgggtggcggcggcgatgggtACGGCGGAGTGGGGTGAGCGCCGAGTGAACAGTGGTGGATGCTGAGCTGGCGGATgtgtcggacgacgagggagaagaagaagtgATGGAAGCAAGCGAAAgtgggagaggagggaggaggggagggggatgactgcgaggtgggtgggtggggtggggagcGAGGTGTGCGCAATGTGACGTACAGTGagggggcaggcaggcaagggGGGACGGCGGTGGCAGGTGGGAGACGCTGCTCAAGCACAGGATTGGTGGACACGGAGTCGGGCGACAAGTCCGcgcgtcgacaacgacgggCAGCAACAACGACGCGTGGACGGCGACACCGCGCCGCTCACGaccagcacggcgtcgcAAGGcaacaagcacaagcacctcggcgccgccgcgctgcggtGGCAAGAGCGGGctgtgcgctgcgccgcgctgcgcaaAAAGGTCATAATAGCATACATGTACAGTGGGGTacgcggcgacgactcgctcgctcgtcgccacgacctcgtcatcatcactACACCGGCGTCATCACGCCCACGTCCAGGCCCGCCTATATCGTGTTCTTCTTGACTGGCGGGGTCGGGCTCgccggctcgacgccgccgtgcaTCAGGTCTGCGATGGCCGTCTCGAGGTTGTCGATGCGGCCTGACATTTCCGTCACTGCGAAGGTTGTTagcggggaggggaagggaggGACGGCGTGCAGAGAAGCTAGCAAGCTGCGACCTCGATGGACTCACTTCGTGACCTGGGAAGAATGTCAGCGAAGCCTAAAGCGATCCACACCCGCACAACTCACAGCACCTGCTCGGACATGAGGTCGaagcgctcctcgagcgagtTGAGGAGGGTGTCGACCTGGGGGCGGGTGAGCGGGGGCCAACGAcggggcagcgacggcgcgcgcggcgaacACACACCGGCACCATCAGTGTACTCACAAACCCGCACAGCTCGCCAGGCGTAGCGACGTTCTTGGCGTtaacgccgacggcgtcgggcgccTTGTCCAGCTTCTTCTTATCGGGGCTCGCAGACCCGACCATGCTCAACCGGGCGGTATGGAGCGCAGGCGTGGTGTTGttggcagtggtggtgggggggtTGGCGTTGGTCATTGCTGCAGCTGATGCTTTCCTCGTGGGCGTTGCGTCGGGCGCTTGCACTTGCTCTTGCGCGTGCACGGGCcggggcgaggtcggcggtggtggcgaggtggtgctAGCTGTTGGCACGAAGAAGACGTCGGATGCTGTCGGCGACGTCAGGCCCGGGGATGGCGACGCGCTGGACCGCGAgagggacgacgacgtgcggaTGGCCGAGCGGCGCTTGAGGCTCATGCAGTAGGCTCGTGGGGTGCGGCGAGCGACAAGcggagtggtggtggtggtggcgacgcgaCGGACGAAACGCGGACAGACAAAGCACAGGGCGTgttgacaatgtcgtcgcgcggctgccgcggGGTCAATCGCACTTGTTGGCTCGGCACGGCGAAATTGGCTTTGATGCTACTTCACAACCAACGTCACAACCATCAACAACACCACCCTCCCTTGCCGCCTGGCATCATGCCAGTAAACCTCCCTGCGC
Encoded here:
- the Hsbp1 gene encoding Heat shock factor-binding protein 1, yielding MSLKRRSAIRTSSSLSRSSASPSPGLTSPTASDVFFVPTASTTSPPPPTSPRPVHAQEQVQAPDATPTRKASAAAMTNANPPTTTANNTTPALHTARLSMVGSASPDKKKLDKAPDAVGVNAKNVATPGELCGFVDTLLNSLEERFDLMSEQVLSRMTEMSGRIDNLETAIADLMHGGVEPASPTPPVKKNTI